Proteins encoded within one genomic window of Streptomyces profundus:
- a CDS encoding extracellular solute-binding protein — protein sequence MKRKLIAAIGVATMAATVAACGSGDDGGGGGGGSSDAITVWLMDGSAPDDWLSELNEAFEAEHGVSVNVEIQQWDGIQERVTTALSEDGTVDVLEIGNTQTVGYANTGGLADLGDLAGEPWNEAMLESAEVDDTLYAVPWYGANRVVVYDKGIWEEAGAEVPTTRDEWITALETIQENTDAEPIYLPGQSYYVMGGFAADEGGAFAVEEGDGWAGSLASPEVQAGMEFYAELQSFSDSPTDNDEAEPQQSTEIVPNGNVASWIGLGWEAAGAIAAIEEQGGEADFGYFPVPGPTADQLGHVFLGGSNLAVSGRAGDSELANEWLALATSQEWAQKFVDANGGGVVPNRTDVTASPEEGSFAEAMVAARDVGYLPPLTTGWANVETDPNPIKELMTKALNGDDYQSAAEAADSEITSRINRE from the coding sequence GTGAAGCGCAAGCTGATCGCTGCTATCGGCGTGGCCACCATGGCGGCCACCGTCGCCGCCTGCGGCTCCGGCGACGACGGTGGGGGTGGCGGCGGCGGCAGCTCCGACGCCATCACCGTCTGGCTGATGGACGGGTCCGCTCCCGATGACTGGCTGAGCGAGCTGAACGAGGCGTTCGAGGCGGAGCACGGCGTCTCGGTGAACGTCGAGATCCAGCAGTGGGACGGCATCCAGGAACGCGTCACCACCGCGCTCTCCGAGGACGGCACCGTCGACGTCCTGGAGATCGGCAACACCCAGACCGTCGGCTACGCCAACACCGGCGGCCTCGCCGACCTCGGCGACCTCGCGGGCGAGCCGTGGAACGAGGCGATGCTGGAGTCGGCCGAGGTGGACGACACGCTCTACGCGGTGCCGTGGTACGGCGCCAACCGCGTGGTGGTCTATGACAAGGGCATCTGGGAGGAAGCCGGCGCCGAGGTGCCCACCACGCGGGACGAGTGGATCACCGCGCTGGAGACCATCCAGGAGAACACCGATGCCGAACCGATCTATCTGCCAGGGCAGAGCTACTACGTGATGGGCGGGTTCGCGGCGGACGAGGGCGGCGCCTTCGCCGTCGAGGAGGGCGACGGCTGGGCCGGCTCCCTGGCCTCGCCCGAGGTGCAGGCCGGCATGGAGTTCTACGCCGAACTCCAGTCCTTCTCCGACTCCCCGACCGACAACGACGAGGCCGAGCCGCAGCAGTCCACGGAGATCGTCCCCAACGGGAACGTCGCCTCCTGGATCGGCCTCGGCTGGGAGGCCGCCGGCGCCATCGCGGCCATCGAGGAGCAGGGCGGCGAGGCCGACTTCGGCTACTTCCCGGTGCCGGGACCGACGGCCGACCAGCTGGGCCATGTCTTCCTCGGCGGCTCCAACCTGGCGGTCTCGGGGCGCGCCGGCGACTCGGAGCTCGCCAACGAGTGGCTGGCCCTGGCCACCTCGCAGGAGTGGGCCCAGAAGTTCGTGGACGCCAACGGCGGCGGTGTCGTCCCCAACCGCACCGACGTCACGGCATCGCCCGAGGAGGGCAGCTTCGCCGAGGCGATGGTGGCCGCCCGCGACGTGGGCTACCTGCCGCCGCTGACCACCGGATGGGCGAACGTCGAGACCGACCCCAACCCGATCAAGGAACTGATGACCAAGGCCCTCAACGGGGATGACTACCAGTCCGCCGCCGAGGCCGCGGACTCGGAGATCACCAGCCGCATCAACCGCGAATAG
- a CDS encoding GntR family transcriptional regulator: MANESGAADAADRVRTARVPKYYRLKRHLQQMTETLPPGTPVPPERSLASEFDTSRTTVRQALQELVVEGRLERIQGKGTFVAKPKVSQTLQLTSYTEDMRAQGLEPTSQLLEIGYINADERLSRLLDLPEGGRVLRIERLRLASGEPMAIETTHLSQERFPALRRSLVRYTSLYTALAEVYDVHLARAEETIETSLANPREAGLLGTDVGLPMLMLSRHSRDTQGEPVEWVRSVYRGDRYKFVANLERPRPT, from the coding sequence ATGGCCAACGAATCAGGTGCCGCCGACGCCGCCGACCGGGTCCGCACCGCACGTGTGCCGAAGTACTACCGTCTCAAGCGCCATCTTCAGCAGATGACGGAGACCCTGCCGCCCGGCACGCCGGTGCCGCCGGAACGTTCGCTGGCGAGCGAGTTCGACACCTCCAGAACCACCGTGCGCCAGGCGCTCCAGGAGTTGGTGGTGGAGGGCCGGCTGGAACGCATCCAGGGCAAGGGCACCTTCGTGGCCAAACCCAAGGTCTCACAGACCCTGCAACTCACCTCCTACACCGAGGATATGCGCGCCCAGGGTCTGGAGCCCACCTCTCAGTTGCTGGAGATCGGCTATATCAACGCCGACGAGCGGCTGAGCCGGCTGCTCGACCTGCCGGAGGGCGGCCGGGTGCTCCGCATCGAGCGGCTGCGGCTGGCCAGCGGGGAGCCGATGGCCATAGAGACCACCCACCTCTCCCAGGAGCGCTTCCCCGCGCTGCGCCGCAGCCTGGTGCGCTACACCTCGCTCTACACCGCGCTGGCCGAGGTCTATGACGTGCATCTGGCGCGGGCCGAGGAGACCATCGAGACCTCGCTGGCCAACCCGCGCGAGGCCGGGCTGCTGGGCACGGACGTGGGCCTGCCGATGCTGATGCTCTCCCGCCACTCCCGGGACACCCAGGGTGAGCCGGTGGAGTGGGTCCGCTCCGTCTACCGGGGGGATCGCTACAAGTTCGTCGCCAACCTGGAGCGGCCCCGACCCACCTGA